In Spinacia oleracea cultivar Varoflay chromosome 5, BTI_SOV_V1, whole genome shotgun sequence, a single window of DNA contains:
- the LOC110781448 gene encoding serine/threonine-protein phosphatase 7 long form homolog: protein MEPTIHPGPRDTSVLTLQAEHRSEDVWGGGMDRLLTCREHVLGLGEWVIHDRVLEFVRLAGFYGVHRLVGGGLALDRSLITALIERWRQETHTFHLAVGEATITLQDVAVLLGLRVHGAPVTGDGTGVWSALVEELLGIRPEPGDDGKPVLQGSSLRMTWLRRHFSQGPPDDAADIVYESSSTCH from the exons ATGGAGCCGACGATCCATCCCGGCCCACGTGATACTTCGGTTTTGACGTTGCAGGCGGAGCATAGGAGTGAGGATGTTTGGGGAGGGGGTATGGACAGGCTTTTGACGTGTCGGGAGCACGTGCTTGGTTTAGGAGAGTGGGTGATACATGATCGAGTCTTGGAGTTTGTTAGATTAGCAGGGTTCTATGGTGTACATAGATTGGTTGGTGGTGGATTAGCCTTAGATAGGTCTTTGATCACAGCATTGATTGAGAGATGGAGACAGGAGACACACACTTTTCATTTGGCTGTTGGTGAGGCTACTATTACTCTGCAGGATGTCGCTGTTTTGTTGGGGCTCAGAGTTCATGGGGCTCCTGTCACAGGGGATGGTACTGGGGTGTGGTCAGCTTTAGTCGAGGAGTTGTTAGGGATACGACCAGAGCCTGGTGATGATGGAAAACCTGTTCTCCAGGGTTCATCATTGAGGATGACTTGGTTGAGACGACACTTCAGTCAGGGCCCCCCTGATGACGCTGCTGATATTGTTTATGAGAG CTCGTCTACTTGCCATTGA